AAAGCTACCGGTCCCGACAACATCAGCCCGCACGTTTTGAAACAATGTGCCAGCGAGCTGGCTGTATCCCTCACCACAGTCTTTTCTGCCTGCTTATGGGAAAATACTTGGCCCTTAGTGTGGAAAGAGGCCCAGGTAGTTCCCGTACACAAGAGGAGCTCCAGGTCTGACCCAAAAAATTatcgacccatctccctgctctctgtggtggggaaagtgttcgagagtgtggtggcagatgtggtgtgtcgccacctccaggtcaattacctcctctcgtaccaacagtttgggttcagaccTGGGCGGTCCACCTCCGATCTCCTCATGCTTCTCACCGGGGGCTGGCAAGACGCCCTTGACGGCGGCCTCGACtctgttgtggtggccctggatatAGCAGGCGCCTTCAACAGGGTCTGGCATGGGGGCCTTCTGGAAAAACTGAGGGCAAAGGGGATCCAGGGTGAcctccttcagctccttggcgactacctccaaggaaggaccctccaggtcgttgtcaatgggcaagcgtccgagtccctcccggtgagagcgtcagtgccacagggctcggtgctggggccagtcctgtggaacatctacgtggacgatcttctccgacagctgccggcggtctcagcttatgctgacgattgcactctctcctgtacctaccCTCGACACGAAAGTGTGCGTGCTGCTGAAGAGATCAATCAGCAGCTTGGGGTGATACAGGAGTGGGGGGTACGCTGAGAGGTGACCTTTGTTCTGGAGAAGACACAGGCAATGGTAGTTTCTCGATCCCCCGCTGCCGagccagcagtggagggagggctaagctttggtggccttcctctcgaACTCCAGGAGTCCGTCAAGATTCTGGGGGTTGAGGTGGATCGAGGGCTGCGGTTTGACCGCCACGTCAAACACATTGCCCTTAAGGCCTCACACCGAGTCTCCTccttgaggagggtggccaacttgctcgacaggagagggaggctcttgctctacaaggcccagatacagccttatttagagtatgccgccctctcctggatgtcctgtgctgccacacacatcagcaagctcgacggcatccagcgacgggcactgtgactggtggaagcagcaggtgccccagcccatcctgaggctcccgtcgacacgctagaacaccgcagggacgtggcggcccttgtggtgttccacaaggcacaggtgcagggtgtgccacatctggcgggactacAGCTCCCCACCAGAGTCACCTCGCGGGACACGAGAACAgtgttatccagtggtgactcagtggaagtgccgcgttcccgctccagccaacaccagcgcaccttttgggggcgagtctccagCCTGTGGAACGTCTTtgcgtcctccgtccctcatatcagggggatggatacccaggacgtgaagttagcagcacaccactggagggactcgttcccaacccccctgctaacaatattaacttaagtccataaagaatgtatatagaCGAAAATGCTGACTGCCCCACGAACCTCACACCAGACATCCGGGTGAAGGCAAGCACGTCGAGTGATGGCTGCGGTGACGACTACACGGCCCTGAGAAGCGACCGGCAGAGAGGTCACGCACTAAAATCCCCGTAGGTGCATCAAGGAGAAACCAGGCAGTGGGGCAAGGTTGACTCAGGTCACCCTGGGTGTCACGAGGTGATGCCACGCGGACGCAACGAGGGCACGAGGGACTGCCAGGGGTGCCCTGCAGACCCTtccctaacaccaccacctctattaATGCCATGTCTCCACTATTGTTGAGTTCACGTGGTCGAGTGGCCAGCCACTATTCACCTGCAACCTGCACTGAAATGGGGATTTGACTAAATAGGAATCCTccttggtctgtttttttttttgtagtgtatGCAATTTCTGTGATCTTGAGAGTGTTAAGCAAaagtatttatttgttcattaaaGTTTTCACTTAAGCCAGTagctctctcttttcttctttgtgagGAATACTTCACTTTTCAGACTACACTATGAAGTAAgcaatatacatacacacacctttttttatttcttatttatttcttctttttttttttgtttcctgaaTAAGtgaaatttttttaatttttattttttaaatatgtGACCAGAGAATTATCaaactattattcatcaatgatcttctacatcaaactttttgtcctacactgatgataccaccctgcacttttccacatcttttcctagacatgcaacccttcaggaaacaAACAGTTCATGGGCAGAAAGCACAGAACGCCtcacttctgatttttctaaaatttctgattggggcagagcaaacttggtactgttcaatgccacaaaaattcaattcctccatctatcaactcaacacaatctttcagacaactatcccctcttcttcaatgacactcaactgtcccctcctctacactgaatacccttggtctgtcctttacttataaaacTTTACGTCTTatctctggctaaaacagcttctatgaagttaggtgttctcagtcctctccgccagtttttttcgtccctcccccccagctgctaactatgtacaggggccttatccgtccatgtatggagtatgcttcacatgtctgttgGGGGATTCCACTTGTACCGCTCTTTcacacagggtggaatcaaaaactttttgtcttatcaactcctctcctctaactgactgtcttcagcctctttctcattgccacagagttgcatctcttgctatcttctaccgctattttcatggcaattgctcttctgatcttgctaactgcatgcctcccctcctcctgcaatcTTGCTGTACAAAACATCCTTCTTTcactcacccctattctctccacctctctaatgcaaaagttgaccaaatatttttaatcattaatccctttctctggtaaactctggaattccctgcctacttctatatctccaccttcctatgacttgaattccttcaagagggaggtttcaagacacttatccaccaatttttgaccactgctttgacccttttagggactggcatttcagtgggcattttttttttattagatttttgttgcccttggccagtatccttcctacataaaaaaaaaaaaaaaaaaaaaaaacacacaccctCATAACCCCAGGGCCTCAGAGGTGATGTATAGGCTTGTGTCAGGTCTCCTTCCATTAGCGCTGCTGATAAGGGCGCCAGCCTGTAAACGAGCCACACAACGCCGCAAGCTAGATCACCCACTATGTATGTACCCACACATGTACTCATACGAGGCTGCCTCATATACACAGAATGCCCATGTGCTTGCCTGCAGGGATGCTACATATACAccttcgtatatatatatatatatatatatatatatatatatatatatatatatatatatatatatatatatatatatatatatatatatatatatatatatatatatatatatatatatatatatatatatatatatatatatatatattatttatttatttatttgttgtgatGTCACCAGCAGCTTCAAGAATCCCACTCACATCAGGTGGACAGCGATGCACAACTGTTTCCGGGTTCATTGTCCAGCGAAGTAACAAGATAAGCACACGTACTCAAGCTGACTCAACTGCCTACTAAGGGGGAAGGGTAACAGAGGCACCGGTTCAGGTGGCGTTCCCTTGTCTTTATTTAGACACAATTTCAGCACACAGTAGTACAACGCCACACTGAACAACACACTGCCGCTACAGAACAcagtacaacacaacacaatgcaCCGAGAAACCGCACGTCACTGTCTTAGGTTATATCACATTATTGCCAACACCAAAGGCTGCAGCTGGCTCTCCTAGTGGCCAGACAAGGCACGCACACGCGTACATGTACTTGTCCCGTCTTTCAGGTCTGCTGGTagtgcggtggtggtgacgagtgCCGGAACGCTGCCCTCTCTTTGCACTGCTGGTAACCCAGCTCATCCACTCGACTGACagcacaccttttttttttttttttttttgagagagagcgCCCTGTGGTTTGCTGCCTTGTGGATGAGTCCTGGTTTCACCATAAAGCCAGCAGCACTGCCACAGAAGACAAGAGTGACTCGGTCCTTCTGTGCTTTAAAGCTAATTACTTTGGCTTCCTCTGGCATAACGTCTGTCCTGGACAGCATTTTCTTCCAGTACAATCCAGCCTCCTCCATATCAAACACCTGTTCGAGCTTGTAACCATGATCCTCTATAATCTGCTGCAACGTTTCCAGGTATTTTTCTGCAGCTTCACTGTCCGCCGCCGCAGCTTCCCCATGCAAAGTAACATTCCTGATTAGGAAGCGCTTTGAAATTGGTCCAACCATCCCTTGCTGGCTAGAAATTCCTCAGGCTCTTGTGCTTTAGGTGATCTTGCTTGTAGCTCTTTGTCGTTGTCTTCCTCGGCGCCCTCTGCCATGAACCGTTTGTACAATTTCTTGGCCTATTCACATATGACGTCCagggggatgttttttttttttttccccgcaagTCGGTTATCCACAATGTCAGGGCTGATTCCATCCTCTCGATGTATTTGTTCCTGGCCATAGACATCCTCCTCGCATCTGGGGAAATTTTTGTTGAAACAACTTTCCTGACTgattccttgttcttctttatggACCTGACCGTACTTTCATTTACGCTGTAATGGCGGCCAACTGCGGCATAGCTTTTCACTTCCTGCTTCATGTCGAGTTCAGCTTCCTCCTGCAGTGTTataaccttcctcctcttcaattcCTTGGCACAAGAAACCTTACAAGATGCAGAGCGTTTGGGTGGCATTGCGAGGGCTTCACAAATCCAGGAGAAAGCAGCAAAAACAAGCAGTAAATAGCTAAAGTGAGCACGGTGGTGAAGCCATGGCAGAAACGTGCGGTGAATTGGTGAGTGCGGGGTGGAGGCAGTGTGGTACTGCTCCTTTCTTTGAAGAAGGAACGTCTCCAGCAGCCAATCTGAGCCAagtaagaatataaagtgtttggATTGGCTACTGGTAAGGCTCCAGCCAATTATGTGCCACCTACTAATAAGTGTGGGTATTTCCTTCAACCCAGCCACGAGGGCTGTGGTGAACAGTACTGACCGAAGGGCTGGGGTGAACAGCACTGACAGAAGGGCTGGGGTGAACAGTACTGACAGAAGGGCTGGGGTGAACAGTACTGACAGAAGGGCTGGGGTGAACAGGTCTGCTACATGAGTAACAAAAAGGTGACCaaaaagtgaggggagagttgGTGTGTTGGCCAGACCGGCAGCCTTTGAACAACACAACGCACATCATCGTGGAATCTCAGGGAAGGGTCCACTGTAAtgccaacatcaacaacacatTTACATTTACATTGTTTGTTCTGGCTTTGTATCAGTGATTTCAGGTACACCAACCTTCCTTCTATAGTTCTCCCCTTCATAGTGGACACTCCCACTCCCCCTCTCAAGGAGCAGGTTTGGACACACAGGTGCTCCTAACACTTGTCTGTACACACTGCTTTCTGCTGTGAGCAGATGCTTCACTTCTGTCTGTGTCAAGCTTGGTGTGTTGGCTGCATGCTGTGCAGCCTTTCGGGCAGCACTCCCTCACCTGTtccttctgctttcttttctctcgttaaCCAAAATTTGTGTattgttctctttgtttcttcaatatatgtattttcaaaCAAGTGTGCTCCAgtactgtcctcctcttctctgtacaGGGTGCACAGCATTACTGCACCAGTGGCTTTCACCCTTTTTGTGCCCCTGGCCCACTTTTGGCATCCCTCAATACTCATGGCCCACTGCCCTTCACAACTGTGTGGTGACGGTGACAAAACCATTATAAAGCTTATTCAAAACACTCTATTTGTTCTGCTGCTTTTTCAATCACAAAATGAAGCAGTGGTCTGCATTTACTGTCAATAAATCATGGGCTTTGTAATCAGGACTCAAATTACACTTTTACAGTCATAACAGAAATGTAAACAACAGTTCTCTAATGTGCCATGTAAACACTACATCAGTGTTGCAGCTAATGTGATGGTTGTGCTTGCTTCTTAACTACAACACTATCAGCTTGGGGGACAGTTGAGGATAATGCACATCTTGTATCATGCTCTACCCCCAAGCaatgtcttgttttgttttactttgtaGTAAGGTGGAAAAGCCCGTCTGTCCAGTTAGAAAACCTGACGTGTGGTGGGAGACTGAAGGAGATGGAAACACAACACTTGAGGAAAGAAACGTGTGGTGGGAGACTGAAGGAGATGGAAACACAACacttgaggaaagaagagaacaggaagagagtggttacaatatattaatttcttcacttacagtctacacaacaccacacatcaTTAGCAAAACTTTTAAGTTAGTCTTTACCTTAAATACAAAGTTGAAAAGGAACAACTCACAAAAACTAGTCATAGGCACATGATTACTCCCTCACAGCACACAAGGGCACAGCTGCCGCCACAGACAACACACtgcccaccaccgccacacaatCCCACAGGCACAGGTGTGCCCCCACtggtccacacaacacaccacctcaAAAGTGGAGGCTCATGTGGTTGGCAATGTCACcctttgtcttgaaacacttgccacaaacatcacacttgAACTCCCTCAAGCCAGTGTGTCTGAAGGCGTGTCTATTGAGCTCAGAGCTGCAAGCAAATCTTTTACCACACTCTTCACACACATAATTTTTAACAACAGTGTGTGTTAGGTTGTGTCTAGAGAGGTAACCcttttgggtaaatttctttccacattccaGACACTCATAacttctaacaccactgtgtgtcagggagtGTCTGGTGAACAGAGACTTTGCATTAAACTTCTTCCCACATTCCAGACACTCATAaattctaacaccactgtgtgtcagggtgtgtgtgatgAGGTCACCGTTTGTGGTGTAGTGGATCCTCATGTGCCTGGTAATGTCACActttgtcttgaaacacttcccacaaacatcacacttgAACTCCCTCAAGCCAGTGTGTCTGAAGGTGTGTTTATTTAGCTCAGAACTGGAGGCAAATCTTTTACCACACTCagcacactcataatttctaacaccactgtgtgtcaggctGTGTCTGGTGAGGTATCCcttttgggtaaatttctttccacattccaaacactcataatttctaacaccactgtgtacCAGCATGTGTCTGGTGAGGGCACCCTTTGTGgtaaattttttcccacattccaaacactcataatttctaacaccactgtgtgtcagggtgtgtgtggtgaggttacGTTTTGTGGtaaatttttttccacattccagacactcataatttctaacaccactgtgtatCAGGCTGTGACTGGTGAGGTAAGACTTTCTGgtaaatttctttccacattccagacactcataatttctaacaccactgtgtgtcatgACATGTGTGGTGAGCTCAGACTTTGTGATAAATTTTTTCCTACATTGAAAACaatcataatttctaacaccactgtgccTCAGAATGTGTTGCCTAAGCCCATATTTGTATCTAAAAGTTTTATCACACTGCTGACACTCAAAtttgctctctcctctgtggaCAGAGCTGCCTGCCTCCAGGTGATTCTTGCCACCATGCCTATgcctccccacacctgaggcagactgctgctgctgctgctgctgctgctgctgctcactcATGCTGCTGCCTGGCCTCACCCCTCCACTGCAGCACTACTCCTGGCAGCACATGCCTAGGCCAATCATGCAGGAACCCTTGGGGAAGCTGGCCAGAGTGAGCCACGTCAGAAACCATCAGGGCACGTGGCCTGGACACCTGCAACAACAGTGACGGTGAGGACACTGAGAGCCACTggacaaggacaacaaaaattttgagaaaaaaaaaagaactacttGAGTGCCAGTTCCATAAGTGAAAGCCAAATGGAAAAATCAAACTGcagaagataagtgtcttggaacctccctcttgaaagagttcaagtcataggaaggaggaaacagagaaacaggcagggagttccagagtttaccagagaaagggaggaatcaGTGCAACATGACAGGTGAGAGGATTACAAGCTGAGAGGACTGCAGTGGCTACTTAGAAGATCACAGCAGATGTGCACGGCacgggagtggaggagaggcacGGGGGAGAGACTTGGGACCAAACTGCTGAATGAGTCCAGGAGTTATTAGCGAACAGGCTGGAGCTCAGGAACCTTACACTGAAGAGGGCTCATCCAGTTGGACAGATGACGGAGCAGCGAGCTCCCCCCATCGTTTCCGGCTTCTCCCACTGTGCCGACAGAGAACTGGTGATGCACAACACTACGAAACTGAGAGGGACACTCACCGAAACGTGAATAGTGCACAACAATGATACCAAATCCAAACAGAGGAGGATGTTACTTAGATTTATGGAATGTAAGTAGGGAAATAGGAGGATCATAGAAAGACTAAGTAGTGCATGAGCTAGTCATGGCCAATCAGCGGCTGTCACACCAAGCACGGAGGGACACCAACGTCCGCGCCACCACCCTCGCCCTCTTCTGGTCCTGATCTGCAAGTCGTCAAGACGGAAATGCCGACTGCCCCACGAACCTCACACCAGACATCCGGGTGAAGGCAAGCACGTCGAGTGATGGCTGCGGTGACGACTACACGGCCCTGAGAAGCGACCGGCAGAGAGGTCACGCACTAAAATCCCCGTAGGTGCATCAAGGAGAAACCAGGCAGTGGGGCAAGGTTGACTCAGGTCACCCTGGGTGTCACGAGGTGATGCCACGCGGACGCAACGAGGGCACAAGGGACTGCCAGGGCTGCCCTGCAGACCCTtccctaacaccaccacctctattaATGCCATGTCTCCACTATTGTTGAGTTCACGTGGTCGAGTGGCCAGCCACTATTCACCTGCAACCTGCACTGAAATGGGGATTTGACTAAATAGGAATCCTccttggtctgttttttttttgtagtgtatGCAATTTCTGTGATCTTGAGAGTGTTAAGCAAaagtatttatttgttcattaaaGTTTTCACTTAAGCCAGTagctctctcttttcttctttgtgggGAATACTTCACTTTTCAGACTACACTATGAAGTAAgcaatatacatacacacacctttttttatttcttatttatttcttcttttttttgttttgtttcctgaaTAAGtgaaattttttaaattttcattttttaaatatGTGACCAGAGAATTATCaaactattattcatcaatgatcttctacatcaaactttttgtcctacactgatgataccaccctgcacttttccacatcttttcctagacatgcaacccttcaggaaacaAACAGTTCATGGGCAGAAAGCACAGAACGCCtcacttctgatttttctaaaatttctgattggggcagagcaaacttggtactgttcaatgccacaaaaattcaattcctccatctatcaactcaacacaatctttcagacaactatcccctcttcttcaatgacactcaactgtcccctcctctacactgaataccctcggtctgtcctttacttataaaacTTCAcgtcttatctctagctaaaacagcttctatgaagttaggtgttctcagtcctctccgccagtttttttgtccctcccccccagctgctaactatgtacaggggccttatctgtccatgtatggagtatgcttcacatgtctgttgGGGGATTCCACTTGTACCGCTCTTTcacacagggtggaatcaaaaactttttgtcttatcaactcctctcctctaactgactgtcttcagcctctttctcattgccacagagttgcatctcttgctatcttctaccgctattttcatggcaattgctcttctgatcttgctaactgcatgcctcccctcctcctgcaatcTTGCTGTACAAAAcattcttctttcactcacccctattctctccacctctctaatgcaaaagttgaCCAAATATTTCTAATCATTgaaccctttctctggtaaactctggaattccctgcctactCCTATATCTCaaacttcctatgacttgaacgctttcaagagggaggtttcaagacacttatcctgtaaatTTTGACTAACACTTTCAACTCTTcagggaccagcacctcagtgggcatttttttattgcagttttattgcccttggctagtgcccctcctacacacacacacaaaaaaaataaataaataaataaaaaaaaaaaaaaaaaaaataaataaataaataaataataaagaaaaaaaaaagctaaccaAACTTCACAAAGCCAAAATTAACCTAAACTGACCAAAGtaacccaaacctaaccaaatgaaacctaacctagccaggccaaagctaacctaacctaaccaaacctagccaaacttaaactagcctaacttaacataaccaaCACCAACCTAActgaccaaacttaacctaactaaatcaaATCAAACCAATTGTAACGTAATCCCaccaaactttaaaaaaaagcgaaaaaaaaacaggaaataatacaacacacacacacacacacacacacacacacacacatcaaacacTAACAATCCAGAAAGACTTGCAATAGCCTCAAATGGTAAACAAACCcacttatctctctcctttacctttaTCTCGCcgtgtctttcctccctctcatctctcaaGCCTTCTCTGGTCACTTCtcgcccttctctctccctcagcaagcaggcagaaggaaggaaagagaaggaaatgtgcGTAGAAGCATTAACGGTGAGGACAACACGGTCTGGGTGGATGATTCGGCGAGGCACAAATTTCGGAACCTTGgtgcaggcttttttttttcttcttttatttgtagTGTCTTTGCTATTATTGATTGTTGCTATTTCATACTTTAATTTGCTTATTGTACTTTCTCTAAGTTATTAAAATTTAGGCGTCTTCAGTTCTCATAAGGGCTATACTTCCAGCTCCTCGAAGCTCCGCCCACTTGACCACTGAAGAATAGACCAGTGGAGTGTGCTGGCGTGTTACCCAAAGAAAACGTGTCCTACAGTTCATTGGCGATGTGTTCCTCACAGAGAACGCAGCAGCCTTAATCCACTGGCTCCTTGAAGTTTAGGTTATTTATAAGTAAATAGCTGATATTCCAGGCCTTGTGATATTGTCAgttgaattaataaaaaaaaaaaaatcatatagaGCCaattctttgccttttttttttttttctgatcggaggaaagagacaggcagacgcatttgttattcttgtttaataGTTGTTACATTTAAAGAACAGGCACATAGTAATATGACACGGCCTGGTTAAGACATTCCGGGTCAAAATGATGCCTGATGTTGGTCAATGTGACTAGTAAAACTTGGTGCGTGGTACAGCACACACGCCAGTCATGAGATGAAGTGTCAAAGCGTCTGCTGGTATTTTCACactattttcgtgttttgggtACGTTCATCTCTTAGGTATCCCTACTTATTATCCTATTGCGTCTACACAAACTGCAACTATTCTAAGATAACGAAATATGGTCTATTATTAGAGATAATGGAATGGAGCAAGGGGAAACTGTGATGCATGGAGCAGGTCTAACAGGTCTCCAGGTCACAGGTCATTCATAAGGGTGAGAGCGAGGCCCCTCGCTTGTTGTCTGGCTcttaattcttttatttttgtatctatttaCCGTTCactggttattgttgttattatcttctgttttctttgcttcacttcctcttattttccatttttttgtatagttattttttgtttttgttataatttttaaATAATAGCTCCCCAATTCTATCTTCTGCGTTGTCTTGGCAGGGTTGCTgtaattttatattttcctgtctttctgtgGCATATACaggaaaccaaagaagaaagtgtgctacattttcattatcatctccaCAACCTACATTCAGTTTTATCAGGTGTAATGCCAAGTTCACACATGGAAATTCGCTGTTGAATTGCCAGCCGCCGCAAGCCGCGTTGGCCCGCCTGCCACACTTTTGTTTGGTGCTTGGTGGCTGGAATTGCCGGCCGCACCAAGACCGACAGGTTGGTCTTGTCCAGCAGCCTGCTGCTTTGTGTACATCGTGTCCTCGGCCACTGTTGTGGAAGATGTGGTGTCCGGAGGCAGAAAAGTTAATGCTGGAGCTAGTGAGCAACCGTCATCTCTGAATCCCGAgacacgatatatatatatatatatatatatatatatatatatatatatatatatatatatatatatatatatatatatatatatatatatatatatatatatatatatatgagtagtAACCGCTACAGGAGCCAAGTTCTCAATAATTAGCGATTGGTCTTCCTTACCTGTTGGTAGATAACGTAACGTAAGTGTGAGGCGTTCGTCAAGTGTCATTGCTTCCCTCATGTGTGTATCTTCCTTCTTGATAAGGGGAGTGAAAGGCTGCTGAAGACCATGGTACTGCTCCCTGTGGAAGCGTATCCAGTCTCATGGTGTCTGGGTCTTCCACGCTCAGCTCAGACAAGAGTGTGGCAGACacgcctttctcctcttctactcaGCCAGGGACGCGTCCACAGGCGTTTCCTTTTCCGTTTTATCTTTCGGTGCGCCA
This window of the Scylla paramamosain isolate STU-SP2022 chromosome 49, ASM3559412v1, whole genome shotgun sequence genome carries:
- the LOC135095394 gene encoding zinc finger protein 264-like isoform X1; this encodes MSEQQQQQQQQQQSASGVGRHRHGGKNHLEAGSSVHRGESKFECQQCDKTFRYKYGLRQHILRHSGVRNYDCFQCRKKFITKSELTTHVMTHSGVRNYECLECGKKFTRKSYLTSHSLIHSGVRNYECLECGKKFTTKRNLTTHTLTHSGVRNYECLECGKKFTTKGALTRHMLVHSGVRNYECLECGKKFTQKGYLTRHSLTHSGVRNYECAECGKRFASSSELNKHTFRHTGLREFKCDVCGKCFKTKCDITRHMRIHYTTNGDLITHTLTHSGVRIYECLECGKKFNAKSLFTRHSLTHSGVRSYECLECGKKFTQKGYLSRHNLTHTVVKNYVCEECGKRFACSSELNRHAFRHTGLREFKCDVCGKCFKTKGDIANHMSLHF